TGTTGAGCCCAGAACGCAGCTTGGCCTAAATAAAAGACTTTGAGTAGAAGGGGATTTGTCAAATCTGGATAAGTTTTATACATGGCTTCTGTGTCAAAAAACCATACATCGGAATGATACATACAATATATCCCGAAGGGTCCGGAAACACCAGTATAGAAAACCGCATACATCTGTTCCATAATTCTTACAATTCTGTGCCTAGAAGTGACATGCAGCCAGATTGCAAAGGGCCTAATTACAACATCCATTAGCAACTCACGCAAGAATGTAAAAAATATCATGTAGTAAAATACAAAGCATAGATCGTTAATACCTTTGCCATATGCATTCGTGTCACCGACTTGATATGATACAGCAACAAACCTGTGTAGTACGTTTGTCTTTGTAGTATTACCAGAAGCGAAGTAAGCACTATACACCGCAATTAAGATTAACGAGGGAGCTATCCAAGCATGACGATAACTTATCTCTCTAAATGAAaaccaaattttcttgacGAGATCGCCGTCACCCTTGGCGGCTTCAGACAGTCTTCGCATGCGTATCTCAGCAGCTGTCTTAGATTCTTTTGTCTCAGACATAGTTCCAAAACTAGGCACGGTTTCCCCCAGATTGATCCGCCATATGGAAGACCTGCGTCTTGGCCTTGTcctcaatttcaaatcacTGCTCGATGATTTAGGCTCTAACGTTGACATAACTTGCTCGCTAACGCTGTCTAAAACTTTTACCAGAAATGTAAATAACGAACACAGCACGATGGGCCAGCAAAAGTATTgtataaaaaagagaaatgtCTCAAAAATCAACAGCTGTATCTTTCACCACATCAAATGTGCATTACAAGGCTAATTAAGGCTGAATAGATGAGTTTTTAAAAGTAACAGTTGAATATCATGAAGGAATGAAGATACAGGTAAAACAAAAGGAGTGTATCAGgccaacaaaaaaaaaaatagttaCTTAGATTTCTGCTCGGACTTAACTCTATCCTACTCGTCCACGTCATTCGTCTACCCTGGGAATGTAAGTTCACAACCATTGGTAAAAacagtgaaaaaaaagaccgCAGAGGAAACGTTCCGTGGATCGAAAGCGCCCCGTGGTTTGTAGAGCGTTGCCGGAACATCGACACCTGCCTACGCTTAAATTTATCTTGTTTCCTGTACATCAAATAAGACATTATATGTCACCATAGCCTTACAGGTTCAAAATCTGCGATCAAGATATCTAAAACACTGTTATACTTGCCGGATTTAGTTTTACAGGTAAGAAATTAGAAGAAACCTTCACAGACGACTCAAAAGTTTTACCAAGTACTACCACTTTTTAAGTAAACAAGCAGAAATATTGTTGGGAAAATAGTCTTTAAATATCGTTCTAAACTCAGCAAAGtgcgaaaaaaataaaatttgacCTAATTGAGAAAGCGTAACAAAAGCTACGAAAATTTCCTAGGAGCAAGCTTGATATCTATTGTCCCTTCACTTTGAAGCGGAACCTAAAATAATTCACTAGCAATGGACAATGACGAAAAGTGCTGGAAGGTAGACGGGTGTATCTAACGAAAAGGATTTGAGACTTCGgccatttcttcatcaccatcattttcgtcaccttcttcatccaggttctcctcctcctcctcgTCTTCTCCGGGCATGTCATTAGCATCTATGTAAGAAACAGGTTTCTTGGCTAGATTCTCTCTTATCTGTAGTGAACGTATGACGACTGATACCACACCGCTTGATATTGCTGTGGCCAAAAGGGCATAGCAGCCTCTCTCGAACTTAGGTACCATatctgaagaaaagaataatatcGACCACCAAGCGTTGACTGCCCCTGAAAACATATTCATTGAAGCAAGAACAATAGCACGTTCTTGGAGATCTGCATGACAAACAATATTGGcccatgaaaaaaagactgCCTGTCCAGCATATGCAACGCCTCCAAGGTACTGCGCAGAAAAAACGATTTTTGGATCCAGTGGATTGGCACGTATTAGTATTGCAACAATAATCATGACTAAGGATATGAAGGCGGAGACATGCCAAGGTCTTGCTTTTGGAACTTTACTCATATATACAGCGGAACAAAGTGTAGAAACTATACCCACAGCATATATGCCCGAAGGATAATTGTTCCTTTGCGCTAGTGTAtacttttgattttgcaACCATAATGCAAATGTAGAATTAGATGCGAAACCAAGATTTTCACCTCCAAGAATCCACACGAGAGAAAACATCCACCAGTGCCATCTTTTTAGAACCCTAGGGATGGTTGACCAATCTAATCTGGTGCTTTCGTCTCTAGCTGGGAGTCTTCTTCTGGCGTAATGTAGTTCTTGCTCATTAAAGATATATCTTGTCATGGAAAACTTGTTGAGAGCACTTGCTTGATCAGGCAAacctggaaaaaaaataaatccaTAAATCGCAATAGGTAATGTGATACAAAAATCAATGATAAATAACCATCTCCAACCAGCTAAACCGTTCTGACCGTTCATATGAGTAAAAATACTTGTTTGCATAAATCCACTGAACATAGAACCCACTAAACCACTACCAGTGAAAATTGCACTTCTTATTGGCAGCTCAGCTTCTTTGTACCACGAACCCAAAACAAAATGTGTCCCAGAAAACGTACAACTTTCAAATAAGGCCTGGAAGAATCTAATGACGCAAATCTGTTTAAACGATGTAACACGGTACATTCCCAAGGTCAACAGCCCCCAAGCAAACGTGCAAAAACTCAGCCATATTCTAGGTGGAACACACAATAAGATCAGGTTATTAGGAATCATACCGACGATATAACCAATCATGAAGATTGTGTTGGATACAGTCAAGTCATTTCCCACCATGTTAAGATCTTCCTTCATACCAGATATATATGCGTTGGTAAAACCGACACGATCCA
The genomic region above belongs to Saccharomyces kudriavzevii IFO 1802 strain IFO1802 genome assembly, chromosome: 3 and contains:
- the SKDI03G0940 gene encoding TLC domain-containing protein gives rise to the protein MSTLEPKSSSSDLKLRTRPRRRSSIWRINLGETVPSFGTMSETKESKTAAEIRMRRLSEAAKGDGDLVKKIWFSFREISYRHAWIAPSLILIAVYSAYFASGNTTKTNVLHRFVAVSYQVGDTNAYGKGINDLCFVFYYMIFFTFLRELLMDVVIRPFAIWLHVTSRHRIVRIMEQMYAVFYTGVSGPFGIYCMYHSDVWFFDTEAMYKTYPDLTNPLLLKVFYLGQAAFWAQQACILVLQLEKPRKDHKELIFHHIVTLLLIWSSYVFHFTKMGLPVFITMDVSDFLFSLSKTLNYLDSNLASPTFFIFVMTWIYLRHYINLRILWSVLTQFRTEGNYVLNFATQQYKCWISLPIVFVLIGALQLVNLYWLFLIFRVLFRIIWKGVAKDDRSDSESDEENDGSLKQA
- the FEN2 gene encoding Fen2p (similar to Saccharomyces cerevisiae FEN2 (YCR028C); ancestral locus Anc_1.155), with protein sequence MIKDPNTITQNEVESKPIASKRPINKRFLLFKIDLFVLSFVCLQYWINYVDRVGFTNAYISGMKEDLNMVGNDLTVSNTIFMIGYIVGMIPNNLILLCVPPRIWLSFCTFAWGLLTLGMYRVTSFKQICVIRFFQALFESCTFSGTHFVLGSWYKEAELPIRSAIFTGSGLVGSMFSGFMQTSIFTHMNGQNGLAGWRWLFIIDFCITLPIAIYGFIFFPGLPDQASALNKFSMTRYIFNEQELHYARRRLPARDESTRLDWSTIPRVLKRWHWWMFSLVWILGGENLGFASNSTFALWLQNQKYTLAQRNNYPSGIYAVGIVSTLCSAVYMSKVPKARPWHVSAFISLVMIIVAILIRANPLDPKIVFSAQYLGGVAYAGQAVFFSWANIVCHADLQERAIVLASMNMFSGAVNAWWSILFFSSDMVPKFERGCYALLATAISSGVVSVVIRSLQIRENLAKKPVSYIDANDMPGEDEEEEENLDEEGDENDGDEEMAEVSNPFR